One Xylanivirga thermophila DNA window includes the following coding sequences:
- a CDS encoding ADP-ribosylglycohydrolase family protein: protein MLPSYEFFRKTLELVLKNKDEQGYMVFDLYKELYSLPDSYDALNEFARKILRAPLRDEWSYVEPNNLDEIWEECNANRPLDKIGEIDIADISKRVETAFYGSVCGCMLGKPIEEFPFPTLYEIKSALEKANEWPLNDYISEEVLEELGRRNISWDETTKGRINYVAPDDDITYSIIGMLLIEEYGRYFTKEHIKSIWLENLPIYTTWGPERTLLLKSGISSVYPDCSYDMDDWVNVFNPNDERCGALIRADAYGYACSGRPALAAELAWVDASWTHRRTGIYGAMFVAAAIASAPFMKDPLDIFDMALKFIPQNSRFYKIASDSLNEIDKAKDWLDGYKRIHNRYKKYTACQIYQEIGTLMNTLKFAEDIGDGICKQVSQGNDTDSFGATSGSILGAYFGPDYLDKRWVEVFNDDIYTTMSGFRERKLSNIAKRMAKLPQLIDQELALDQ from the coding sequence ATGTTGCCATCTTATGAGTTTTTTCGCAAAACTTTGGAATTGGTGCTGAAAAACAAGGATGAACAGGGTTACATGGTGTTTGATTTATACAAAGAACTGTATAGTCTTCCTGATAGTTATGATGCATTAAATGAATTTGCCAGAAAGATACTAAGAGCTCCTTTAAGGGATGAATGGTCCTATGTGGAGCCAAATAATCTTGATGAAATTTGGGAAGAGTGTAATGCTAACAGACCATTAGATAAAATTGGGGAAATAGATATAGCGGATATTTCAAAACGTGTGGAAACGGCATTTTATGGATCGGTTTGCGGATGCATGCTTGGTAAGCCTATTGAAGAATTTCCTTTTCCCACATTGTATGAAATAAAATCTGCATTGGAGAAAGCTAATGAATGGCCACTAAATGATTATATCTCGGAAGAAGTTCTTGAAGAGCTCGGAAGGCGCAATATATCATGGGATGAAACAACCAAAGGTAGAATTAATTATGTGGCACCTGATGATGATATTACCTATAGCATTATAGGGATGTTGCTAATAGAAGAGTATGGTAGATATTTTACCAAGGAGCATATTAAATCCATCTGGCTGGAGAATTTACCTATATACACGACTTGGGGACCAGAGCGGACTCTGTTGTTAAAATCAGGTATTTCATCTGTGTATCCTGATTGCAGTTATGATATGGACGATTGGGTCAATGTTTTTAATCCCAATGATGAGAGGTGTGGTGCATTGATACGGGCCGATGCTTATGGATATGCCTGTTCAGGGAGACCAGCACTTGCTGCTGAGTTGGCATGGGTAGATGCAAGTTGGACACATAGGCGAACGGGGATATATGGTGCTATGTTTGTTGCTGCAGCTATTGCATCGGCACCTTTTATGAAAGATCCCCTAGATATTTTTGATATGGCATTGAAGTTTATTCCACAAAATAGTCGTTTTTATAAAATTGCATCCGATTCTTTAAATGAAATTGATAAGGCAAAGGATTGGTTAGATGGATATAAAAGGATTCATAATAGATATAAAAAATATACCGCATGTCAAATTTATCAGGAGATAGGTACTCTTATGAACACCCTTAAGTTCGCAGAGGATATTGGAGATGGTATATGCAAGCAAGTGTCCCAAGGTAATGATACGGATAGCTTCGGTGCTACTTCTGGGTCAATATTAGGTGCATACTTTGGACCGGATTATTTGGATAAACGCTGGGTGGAGGTTTTTAATGATGATATATATACTACAATGAGTGGATTTAGAGAGAGAAAATTATCAAATATAGCAAAGCGAATGGCAAAATTACCACAATTAATCGATCAAGAGTTAGCATTAGATCAATAG
- the dusB gene encoding tRNA dihydrouridine synthase DusB: MRIGNIETKSNVFLAPMAGITDKVFRIICRQYGCGLAYTEMVSAKGLFYESERTWELLDIEGEEHPIGAQIFGSDPKIMAKMVAKIGDTPIDIIDINMGCPAPKIVKNGEGSALIKDPQLAGQIVDAVVTASKKPVTVKIRKGWDDNNINAVEVARAIEEAGAAAITVHGRTRQQFYSGQADWDIIKKVKEAVDIPVIGNGDIADPESAKAMLEETNCDAIMIGRGSQGNPWIFSSIIYYLETGEFLTAPSPKERIDMAIYHVNMVVDYKGEHVGLPQMRKHIAWYLKGLKDANKVKTAINSASSIKEVEYILSKYLNYLGE, translated from the coding sequence GTGAGAATAGGAAATATAGAGACAAAGAGCAATGTATTTTTAGCTCCCATGGCAGGTATAACGGATAAGGTGTTTCGCATTATATGCAGACAATATGGATGTGGGCTTGCATATACGGAGATGGTAAGTGCAAAGGGACTCTTTTATGAAAGTGAGCGTACATGGGAACTGTTGGATATAGAGGGGGAAGAGCATCCAATAGGGGCTCAGATATTTGGTAGTGACCCCAAAATAATGGCCAAGATGGTAGCAAAGATAGGAGATACCCCTATTGACATAATAGATATAAATATGGGTTGCCCTGCTCCAAAGATAGTAAAAAATGGTGAGGGAAGTGCCCTTATTAAGGACCCTCAATTGGCAGGTCAAATAGTTGATGCAGTTGTCACTGCATCTAAAAAGCCTGTTACCGTAAAGATACGCAAGGGTTGGGATGATAATAATATAAATGCAGTAGAAGTGGCACGCGCTATTGAAGAGGCGGGGGCAGCTGCTATAACTGTACATGGTCGCACCCGCCAGCAATTTTATAGTGGACAGGCTGATTGGGACATTATAAAAAAAGTAAAAGAGGCGGTAGATATACCGGTCATAGGAAATGGCGATATAGCGGATCCAGAGAGTGCAAAGGCCATGCTGGAGGAGACCAATTGTGATGCTATCATGATAGGACGGGGGAGCCAGGGAAACCCGTGGATATTTTCTAGCATTATATACTATTTAGAAACTGGCGAATTTTTAACTGCCCCATCTCCAAAGGAACGGATAGATATGGCCATTTATCATGTTAATATGGTAGTTGATTATAAAGGCGAACATGTGGGACTTCCCCAAATGCGCAAGCATATTGCTTGGTATCTTAAAGGTCTTAAAGATGCAAATAAGGTTAAGACAGCTATAAATAGTGCAAGCTCTATTAAAGAAGTGGAATATATACTAAGTAAATATTTAAATTATTTGGGAGAGTAA
- a CDS encoding DUF4434 domain-containing protein yields the protein MYNKFYINVLCMTVFLFFIFTVCTPCTANAAVTTQPKLAGTFIQEGLMKDWDDAKWQSELRLLKDAGMEYIIIGAVAENDRSGEYTMLTNYPTSIPGCAMKPNHQDTVDLCLRNAELVGMKVFMGTNCRSDWFQNMAKDEKWLYARMHESNLIADELWEKYKSKYPNAFYGWYWCYEVDNANYNTTEKRDRLANALNIILDHLDDANKRLPIMLCPFMNAKCSTPQDYENMWKYIFERTHFAEGDIFAPQDSVGAGGTNLDNFAEWFEALKRAVDSKPGLKLWSDLETFDHTDWTAATIDRIYIQMDRIKQYVENYVTFAYSHYQSPNNINEGYHATYLDYLKNGVVETNPPSQPQNLEAKVLPTGGILLDWDESTDNIGVCGYYIYRNGELIDKLQMRRKEKRPSTPGIDTHYVDLSVSALNLYNYEVRAFDFAGNISAAAGPIAVTANQPKIFANNISKGCSYTISPSADIEYPDTDNKELTDGVYADSSNYSDPAWQGWYNEPREVIVDLGDIKEVQQFIANCLYDRHGEDLEIFPPYKMEVSISEDGLTYIDVGELAIPHKISKGSYKLGLTLEQPINARYIKLISTPGGLPWTWPCWTFIDEFEVRNNDYSYIDLPNLISRGCSYTVTPQAHERYPDTSGKELINGEYASSTSYLDSAWQGWDAGTREVVIDLGNNKKIQQVSGSFLYHPDYYMYTPRSATVWVSDDGVNFTEIGCLSGVPSKNQPERCKQYLTLTDAIEARYVKLTVTGGAWIFVDEIEIRNSFIDLPNIISKNCSYNVTPKAHIDYPDTGDKELTDRIFAKSTNYLDSAWQGWDAGTR from the coding sequence ATGTATAATAAATTTTATATAAATGTTCTATGCATGACAGTGTTTTTGTTTTTTATCTTTACTGTATGTACACCTTGTACAGCTAATGCTGCCGTTACAACTCAGCCCAAACTTGCGGGTACATTTATTCAAGAAGGGCTTATGAAAGACTGGGATGATGCTAAATGGCAAAGTGAATTAAGGCTTTTGAAAGATGCTGGAATGGAATATATAATTATTGGTGCAGTAGCTGAAAATGATCGTAGTGGAGAATACACAATGCTTACTAATTATCCTACATCCATTCCGGGTTGTGCAATGAAACCTAATCATCAAGATACAGTTGATTTATGTTTGAGAAACGCAGAACTAGTAGGAATGAAGGTTTTCATGGGGACTAATTGCAGATCTGACTGGTTTCAAAATATGGCTAAGGATGAAAAATGGCTTTATGCACGTATGCATGAAAGTAATCTTATAGCTGATGAATTATGGGAGAAATATAAAAGCAAATATCCAAATGCTTTCTATGGATGGTATTGGTGTTATGAAGTAGATAATGCCAACTATAATACTACAGAAAAACGTGATAGATTGGCCAATGCATTGAATATTATTCTTGATCATCTTGATGATGCTAATAAGAGATTGCCCATTATGTTGTGCCCATTTATGAATGCTAAATGTAGTACACCTCAAGATTATGAAAATATGTGGAAGTATATATTTGAACGTACGCATTTTGCAGAAGGAGATATTTTTGCACCACAGGATAGTGTTGGTGCCGGGGGAACAAATCTGGACAATTTTGCAGAATGGTTTGAGGCATTAAAAAGGGCGGTTGACTCAAAACCAGGTTTAAAGCTATGGTCTGACCTTGAAACTTTTGATCATACTGATTGGACTGCAGCTACAATAGATAGAATATATATACAGATGGATAGGATAAAGCAGTATGTAGAAAACTATGTTACATTTGCTTATAGTCATTATCAAAGTCCCAACAATATTAACGAAGGGTATCATGCTACATATCTAGACTATTTAAAAAATGGAGTGGTTGAAACTAATCCACCAAGTCAGCCACAAAATTTAGAGGCAAAGGTTCTTCCAACAGGTGGTATTTTATTGGACTGGGATGAATCTACAGACAATATTGGTGTGTGTGGATATTATATATATCGCAATGGAGAACTTATAGATAAATTGCAGATGAGAAGAAAGGAAAAAAGGCCGAGTACGCCGGGTATTGATACTCATTATGTAGATTTATCTGTAAGTGCTCTTAATTTATATAATTATGAGGTTAGAGCCTTTGATTTTGCAGGTAATATTTCAGCTGCAGCTGGTCCAATAGCTGTAACAGCTAATCAGCCTAAAATATTTGCCAATAATATTTCAAAGGGCTGTAGTTATACCATATCTCCAAGTGCTGATATCGAATATCCTGATACTGATAATAAAGAACTTACTGATGGGGTATATGCAGATTCATCTAATTATTCAGATCCTGCATGGCAGGGCTGGTATAATGAGCCTAGAGAAGTTATAGTGGATTTGGGAGATATAAAAGAAGTTCAGCAGTTTATTGCAAACTGTCTATACGATAGGCATGGAGAAGATTTGGAAATTTTCCCTCCATATAAGATGGAGGTTTCCATATCTGAAGATGGACTGACATATATTGATGTCGGTGAATTGGCTATACCTCATAAAATATCTAAAGGCTCTTATAAATTAGGATTAACACTAGAGCAACCAATAAATGCTCGATATATAAAATTAATTTCTACCCCGGGAGGTCTTCCATGGACATGGCCATGCTGGACTTTTATTGATGAATTTGAAGTGAGAAACAATGATTATAGCTATATTGACTTACCAAATTTAATATCACGAGGGTGTTCTTATACGGTTACACCACAAGCGCATGAGAGATATCCAGATACATCGGGAAAAGAATTGATAAATGGGGAATATGCATCATCCACATCTTATCTTGACAGTGCATGGCAAGGCTGGGATGCGGGTACTAGGGAAGTAGTTATAGATCTTGGAAATAATAAAAAAATTCAGCAGGTATCAGGCAGTTTTTTGTATCATCCCGATTATTATATGTATACACCAAGATCAGCAACTGTTTGGGTATCTGATGATGGGGTAAATTTTACGGAGATTGGTTGTCTATCGGGCGTGCCGTCCAAAAATCAACCAGAAAGATGTAAGCAATATCTTACGCTGACCGATGCTATAGAGGCTAGGTATGTAAAGCTCACTGTAACAGGAGGAGCATGGATATTCGTCGATGAAATAGAGATAAGAAACTCCTTTATAGATCTTCCTAATATTATTTCTAAAAATTGCAGTTATAATGTGACACCAAAAGCGCATATTGACTATCCTGATACAGGTGATAAAGAACTTACTGATAGAATATTTGCCAAATCTACAAACTATCTAGATTCTGCATGGCAAGGCTGGGATGCAGGTACTAGATAA
- the lysS gene encoding lysine--tRNA ligase, translating to MQVSGTKDENLIVEQDLNEVLKVRRDKLEKLREEGKDPYKITRFSPTHYSQQVVDAFDELEDEEVVVAGRMVGKRIMGKASFAHILDAKGKIQIFAQVNQLGKELYDDFKTMDIGDIIGVTGEVFKTRTGEITIRAKEIVLLSKSLQPLPEKWHGLKDMDLRYRQRHLDLIVNPETRRTFTIRTRIMREIRNYLDARGYLEVETPILHTTAGGANARPFITHHNTLDIDMYMRIATELHLKRLIIGGFDRVYEIGRIFRNEGMDTRHNPEFTTIELYQAYADYHDMMDLTEDMISTIAKNILGTTHITYQGHEVDLTAPWRRITMIDAVKEYVGVDFNEISDDGEARQIAKKLGVEIDKDASWGQVLYNIFDEKVEEKLIQPTFIMDYPIEVSPLAKRMGEDPRLTYRFEVFIVASEMGNAFSELNDPIDQRDRFIEQARQRVAGDDEAHMMDEDFVLALEAGMPPTGGLGIGIDRLVMLLTDSSSIRDVILFPTMKPKE from the coding sequence ATGCAAGTGAGCGGAACTAAAGATGAAAATCTTATTGTTGAGCAGGATTTAAACGAGGTACTAAAGGTTAGACGTGACAAGTTAGAAAAGTTACGGGAGGAAGGCAAGGATCCATACAAGATTACTAGATTTTCTCCCACCCATTATTCTCAACAAGTAGTAGATGCCTTCGATGAGCTAGAAGATGAGGAAGTAGTGGTAGCTGGTCGAATGGTAGGTAAGCGCATAATGGGTAAGGCTAGCTTTGCCCATATATTAGATGCTAAGGGTAAAATACAGATCTTTGCCCAGGTAAATCAGTTGGGCAAGGAGCTCTATGATGACTTTAAGACCATGGATATAGGAGATATCATAGGTGTTACTGGGGAAGTCTTTAAAACAAGAACAGGCGAAATAACTATAAGGGCAAAGGAAATAGTGCTTTTATCCAAATCTTTGCAGCCACTCCCGGAGAAGTGGCATGGACTAAAGGATATGGATTTGCGTTATAGACAAAGACATTTGGATCTTATAGTAAATCCTGAGACTAGAAGGACATTTACAATAAGGACCCGGATAATGCGTGAAATCAGAAACTATCTTGATGCTAGGGGTTATTTGGAAGTAGAGACTCCAATACTTCATACTACCGCAGGGGGTGCAAATGCTAGACCATTTATCACCCATCATAATACGTTGGATATAGATATGTATATGCGCATAGCTACTGAGCTTCACTTAAAGAGGCTTATAATAGGAGGATTTGATAGGGTATATGAAATCGGTCGTATATTCAGAAATGAAGGCATGGATACAAGGCATAATCCGGAATTCACTACTATAGAGCTGTATCAGGCATATGCTGACTACCATGACATGATGGACTTGACCGAAGATATGATATCTACAATAGCAAAAAATATCCTAGGGACCACTCATATTACATACCAGGGGCATGAGGTAGATCTGACGGCTCCATGGAGACGCATCACAATGATAGATGCAGTAAAGGAATATGTGGGTGTAGATTTTAATGAAATAAGCGATGATGGTGAAGCAAGACAGATTGCAAAGAAACTGGGTGTGGAAATAGACAAGGACGCCAGCTGGGGTCAGGTACTCTATAATATCTTTGACGAAAAGGTTGAAGAAAAGCTCATTCAACCGACATTTATAATGGATTATCCAATAGAGGTATCTCCACTGGCAAAGCGTATGGGAGAAGACCCAAGGTTAACCTATAGGTTTGAGGTCTTTATAGTGGCATCAGAGATGGGAAATGCTTTTTCAGAGCTTAATGATCCTATAGATCAACGGGATCGTTTTATTGAACAGGCTAGGCAAAGGGTGGCTGGAGATGATGAGGCTCATATGATGGATGAAGATTTTGTACTAGCGTTGGAAGCTGGTATGCCACCTACTGGTGGCTTGGGTATAGGAATAGACCGATTGGTGATGTTACTTACCGATTCATCATCCATAAGGGATGTAATATTGTTTCCTACTATGAAGCCAAAGGAATAA
- a CDS encoding SdpI family protein, translated as MKINKWLIVLVILSIIATIVIYPKLPDKIPMHWNFKGEIDGYGNRTSVFATATLPLILYVLMVFIPRIDPKKESYKKHAKAYEITILAMTLLFILLHWITISVGLGYEIPVDMIVKICIGILFIIIGNYMGQIRHNYFFGIRTPWTLASETSWRKTHKIGGIGFIIVGILFVIASPIRNQLFSMLCFVALMILIVIVTVYSYFVYKKDSQ; from the coding sequence ATGAAGATAAATAAGTGGTTAATAGTATTAGTAATTTTATCTATAATAGCTACAATCGTAATCTATCCAAAGCTACCAGATAAAATACCTATGCACTGGAATTTTAAAGGAGAAATTGACGGATATGGGAATCGTACATCTGTATTTGCTACTGCTACCTTACCCCTTATACTTTATGTTTTGATGGTTTTTATCCCCAGAATAGATCCTAAAAAAGAGTCCTATAAAAAACACGCCAAAGCATATGAAATTACCATCCTCGCCATGACACTATTATTTATTCTGTTACATTGGATAACTATATCCGTCGGCTTAGGATATGAAATACCTGTAGATATGATAGTAAAAATATGCATAGGAATTCTCTTTATCATCATTGGAAACTATATGGGGCAGATAAGACACAACTACTTTTTCGGCATACGCACACCATGGACATTAGCTAGTGAAACCTCTTGGAGAAAAACCCACAAGATTGGCGGCATTGGATTTATAATAGTTGGTATTTTATTTGTTATAGCCTCCCCCATAAGAAATCAACTTTTCTCCATGCTATGCTTTGTAGCCCTGATGATACTTATAGTAATAGTAACTGTATATTCGTATTTTGTATATAAAAAAGATTCTCAGTAA
- a CDS encoding autorepressor SdpR family transcription factor codes for MNGVFKALSDPTRRQILELLMDKDMTAGEIAEYFDISKPSISHHLNILKNTELVLWEKDGQNIIYSLNTTAFQDAIKWIFNITGRRNNDEDK; via the coding sequence GTGAATGGAGTATTTAAAGCCTTATCTGATCCTACTAGACGACAAATACTAGAACTGCTTATGGACAAGGATATGACTGCGGGAGAAATAGCAGAATATTTTGATATAAGCAAGCCATCAATAAGTCATCACTTGAATATACTAAAAAATACAGAGCTGGTTTTATGGGAAAAGGATGGACAGAATATAATATACTCGCTAAATACCACAGCTTTTCAGGATGCCATTAAATGGATATTTAATATTACAGGAAGGAGAAACAATGATGAAGATAAATAA
- the greA gene encoding transcription elongation factor GreA, whose product MTNKETILTPEGVAKLEQELTNLKTVKRREVAERIKQALAFGDLSENSEYDEAKNEQAFVEGRIIALENMLKNAKVIDDEDINTDTVSVGATVKLLDIEFDEEIEYTIVGSAEANPSQNKISNESPLGEALIGKTVGSEVNVNAPDGVIKFKILEIRK is encoded by the coding sequence ATGACGAATAAGGAGACCATATTAACACCTGAAGGTGTAGCTAAACTAGAGCAGGAGCTCACTAATCTAAAGACGGTTAAGCGCAGAGAAGTTGCTGAAAGGATAAAACAAGCTTTAGCATTTGGGGATCTCAGTGAAAATTCTGAATATGATGAGGCAAAAAATGAACAAGCTTTTGTAGAAGGGCGTATTATAGCCCTTGAAAACATGCTAAAAAACGCCAAGGTAATAGATGATGAGGATATAAATACAGATACAGTAAGTGTTGGAGCTACCGTTAAACTTTTAGATATAGAATTTGACGAAGAAATAGAGTATACTATTGTAGGGTCGGCTGAAGCCAATCCTTCTCAAAATAAAATATCCAATGAATCTCCATTGGGAGAAGCACTTATAGGTAAAACTGTTGGTTCTGAGGTAAATGTAAATGCGCCAGATGGTGTTATAAAATTTAAGATATTAGAAATAAGAAAATAA
- a CDS encoding discoidin domain-containing protein: protein MVIDLGSQKLMQQVTANFLNNPQYYMYPPGTATVWISNDAMNYTKVGSLDSDNPGAELCTCKRYVTLKAPIQARYVKLIVAGGAWIFVDEIEVRI from the coding sequence ATAGTCATAGATCTGGGAAGCCAAAAACTTATGCAACAGGTTACTGCTAATTTTTTAAATAACCCTCAATATTATATGTATCCACCTGGAACTGCAACTGTATGGATATCTAATGATGCAATGAATTACACTAAGGTTGGTTCATTGGACAGTGATAATCCGGGAGCAGAGTTGTGTACATGTAAGAGATATGTTACGTTAAAAGCTCCGATTCAAGCTAGGTATGTAAAGCTCATTGTAGCGGGAGGAGCATGGATATTTGTTGATGAAATAGAAGTAAGAATTTAG
- a CDS encoding ABC transporter ATP-binding protein: protein MGDYMVEVIDAVKQFKDTTALNHVSVKFEAGKIHGVIGRNGSGKTVLFKCICGFMRLDSGKILINGELVKPQTVQEIGVIIEEPGFIGSIDGYKNLKLLASLRREISDDDIRETLMQVGLDPNSKKHVNKYSLGMRHRLGIAQAIMEKPKLLVLDEPMNGLDRQGVKEIRQVLKRMNSEGSTIILSSHYAEDIEELCDTVCEMDGGVIIRTGTGLL from the coding sequence ATGGGGGATTATATGGTGGAAGTTATTGATGCTGTTAAACAGTTTAAGGACACAACTGCATTGAATCATGTATCCGTAAAATTTGAAGCAGGGAAAATACATGGTGTTATCGGACGAAATGGTTCTGGAAAAACGGTTCTGTTCAAATGTATCTGTGGGTTTATGCGATTGGATTCTGGCAAAATCCTTATAAATGGAGAACTCGTTAAGCCTCAAACAGTACAAGAGATAGGTGTTATTATTGAAGAGCCAGGTTTTATTGGATCCATTGATGGATATAAAAATCTAAAATTATTGGCTTCTCTACGTAGGGAGATATCGGATGATGATATACGTGAAACACTTATGCAGGTTGGTCTTGACCCTAATAGTAAAAAACATGTGAATAAATACTCATTAGGTATGCGCCACCGGCTTGGTATTGCTCAAGCCATTATGGAAAAGCCCAAACTGTTAGTTCTCGACGAGCCGATGAATGGTTTGGACAGACAGGGGGTAAAGGAAATTCGTCAGGTCTTGAAAAGAATGAACAGTGAAGGGAGTACGATAATTTTGTCGTCCCATTATGCAGAAGATATCGAGGAATTATGTGATACCGTTTGCGAAATGGATGGTGGAGTTATTATAAGAACCGGTACAGGCTTGCTATAA
- a CDS encoding two-component system regulatory protein YycI, translated as MKKILITVICLGMVLSVSGCKNASQKEEDASGYLKGVDLAEYIKSIELPKNLSITFDPSKVVERASAKVYNATWLRFDPEKTAEHLLRYDIISTGIYATGPYFEAGNEEWAEYLNMYDDVVKGGFSYSLINNQHDLINRLQCVISSSPEFPDNVDQLFHYSCKTDYDLNKDLSFLKYEEAVNETEKVFTECGFPALSVQTVYSMDVETMKNHYQLYLDARESENSGDKFEWSKEDECYLIHFRQDCDGIPLINTIWVEGVREGWEPTETRIHVFYSKDGIISIHATGLYKIGEEIEEGSIISAPAALKILLDDYKNTILTSETKILSMELNYVGIYRNEQIELVPTWVFSVSYPVEREDKDETVYECTYFVINAFTGERIRTAVDDR; from the coding sequence ATGAAAAAGATCCTTATTACTGTAATCTGCCTAGGAATGGTACTATCTGTGTCAGGATGTAAAAACGCTTCACAAAAGGAAGAGGATGCTTCAGGTTATTTGAAAGGGGTTGACTTGGCAGAGTACATAAAATCTATAGAGCTGCCCAAAAACCTTTCCATTACATTTGATCCTTCCAAGGTTGTGGAGAGGGCTTCTGCAAAAGTATATAATGCTACATGGCTGAGGTTTGATCCTGAAAAAACGGCAGAGCATCTTCTACGATATGATATCATCTCGACGGGAATTTATGCGACGGGTCCGTATTTTGAGGCAGGCAATGAGGAGTGGGCAGAATACCTCAATATGTACGATGATGTGGTAAAGGGTGGGTTTTCATATTCACTTATTAATAATCAACATGATTTAATAAACAGACTACAATGTGTAATAAGCTCGTCTCCGGAGTTTCCGGATAATGTAGACCAGCTATTTCATTATTCTTGCAAAACTGATTACGATTTAAATAAAGATCTATCCTTTTTAAAGTATGAAGAGGCCGTAAATGAAACGGAAAAAGTGTTCACTGAATGCGGTTTTCCTGCACTTAGTGTTCAGACAGTATATTCTATGGATGTAGAGACAATGAAAAATCATTATCAATTATATTTAGATGCAAGGGAATCAGAAAACTCTGGAGATAAATTCGAATGGTCTAAAGAGGATGAATGTTATCTCATTCATTTCCGGCAGGATTGTGATGGGATTCCCTTAATCAATACCATATGGGTTGAGGGGGTGCGAGAAGGCTGGGAACCGACGGAAACACGGATTCACGTTTTTTATTCAAAGGACGGCATAATATCGATTCATGCGACGGGGCTTTATAAAATTGGAGAAGAAATAGAGGAAGGATCTATTATTAGCGCGCCAGCGGCGTTAAAGATTTTACTAGATGATTATAAAAATACCATTTTGACTTCAGAAACAAAGATATTATCTATGGAACTTAATTATGTGGGGATCTATCGGAATGAACAGATAGAGCTGGTTCCCACCTGGGTTTTTTCTGTTTCTTATCCCGTTGAAAGGGAGGATAAGGATGAAACTGTATATGAATGTACTTATTTTGTCATAAATGCCTTTACTGGAGAACGAATTAGAACGGCGGTGGATGATAGATGA